A region from the Candidatus Magasanikbacteria bacterium genome encodes:
- the smpB gene encoding SsrA-binding protein SmpB, whose amino-acid sequence MPTYATNKKARFNFEILEEIEAGLVLSGQEVKSIRNGGAKLQGSHLSFIKTDAFVSSMRISPYKFAGKLDEYDPNQQRKLLLSKKEIEYLRGKSQEKGLTIVPISLYNKGRFIKIKLGLAKGKKNYDKRETIKKRDADREMGRIIKNSL is encoded by the coding sequence ATGCCAACATACGCAACAAACAAAAAAGCAAGGTTTAATTTTGAAATCCTAGAAGAAATCGAGGCTGGTTTAGTATTGTCTGGACAAGAAGTAAAATCTATCAGAAATGGTGGCGCAAAACTTCAAGGTTCTCACTTATCTTTTATCAAAACTGATGCTTTTGTTTCTAGTATGCGTATTTCTCCATACAAATTTGCTGGCAAATTAGATGAGTATGACCCAAACCAACAAAGAAAGCTATTGCTATCAAAAAAAGAAATTGAATACTTAAGAGGAAAATCACAGGAAAAAGGCTTGACAATAGTGCCCATTTCATTGTATAATAAGGGTCGTTTCATTAAAATTAAACTAGGCTTAGCCAAAGGAAAGAAAAATTATGATAAACGAGAGACTATTAAAAAAAGAGATGCTGATCGAGAGATGGGTAGGATAATAAAAAATAGTCTTTAA
- a CDS encoding thrombospondin type 3 repeat-containing protein, giving the protein MKLAKSILITFLASTLCSASMVGCGFESGPGSMGQAGGCSVTSSENSGSGAVLTCVDGAGEISTVEITNGTDGTVGVNGKDGLDGTGCHVEDTTAPGSKSGVMIVCDDGTSVPLYDGNDGQDAPPMTCWVEGSDVNPDCVVILCSDGADYVEPMEGGEICTPAGCVAEMGADNCLYSNCDGGTTLLYCPDMASDADGDGVSDALDNCPYIANANQLDTDNDGIGDACETSVTPSQNDFDGDTILDSVDNCWKVANTNQADWNGDGQGDVCDDSDNDGVMDDVDNCQRNANADQLDTDTDGIGDACDAEECYSDTDCEDGEYCETSTGECTANTVVPPTTTNMVTLTVSAEWEFSGIVGAPDTNSARAGWPVGVWGNLGTTVSWDLNSEAFAFNVQTIPAANPAWGVGGEWDGTWCANPTVDTSMFLGSLPEDFGCTVECSPDGYLNWLCTPGQ; this is encoded by the coding sequence ATGAAACTCGCAAAGAGTATTTTAATCACGTTCTTGGCTTCCACACTTTGTTCCGCATCCATGGTTGGATGCGGATTCGAGTCCGGACCGGGCTCAATGGGACAAGCGGGCGGATGTTCCGTCACGTCGTCCGAAAATAGTGGATCTGGTGCTGTCCTCACTTGCGTCGATGGCGCAGGTGAAATTAGCACGGTAGAGATCACCAATGGTACCGACGGTACTGTTGGTGTAAACGGAAAAGATGGTCTCGATGGGACAGGATGCCACGTCGAGGACACTACCGCACCCGGCTCCAAATCGGGCGTCATGATCGTCTGTGACGATGGGACTTCAGTTCCGTTGTACGATGGTAATGATGGCCAGGATGCCCCGCCGATGACCTGTTGGGTCGAGGGTTCCGATGTGAATCCCGACTGTGTAGTGATTCTGTGTTCCGACGGCGCCGACTATGTCGAACCAATGGAAGGTGGAGAGATCTGCACACCAGCTGGTTGTGTCGCCGAGATGGGTGCAGACAATTGTTTGTACTCAAACTGTGATGGTGGTACGACTTTGTTGTATTGCCCGGACATGGCGTCCGACGCAGATGGTGACGGTGTGAGCGATGCTTTGGACAACTGTCCTTACATCGCCAATGCCAACCAGCTCGATACCGACAACGACGGTATTGGCGATGCTTGCGAGACTTCGGTCACTCCCAGTCAAAATGATTTTGACGGTGACACGATTCTCGACAGTGTAGACAATTGCTGGAAAGTCGCCAACACCAATCAAGCTGATTGGAATGGCGACGGACAAGGTGATGTCTGCGACGACTCCGACAATGATGGCGTTATGGACGATGTTGACAACTGTCAACGGAATGCAAACGCCGACCAACTCGACACCGACACCGACGGTATTGGCGACGCTTGCGACGCGGAAGAGTGTTATAGTGATACTGACTGTGAAGACGGTGAGTATTGTGAAACCTCTACCGGAGAATGCACAGCGAATACTGTTGTTCCTCCTACCACCACCAACATGGTCACTTTGACCGTTTCCGCTGAATGGGAGTTTAGTGGAATCGTTGGTGCTCCGGACACCAATTCTGCTCGCGCAGGTTGGCCGGTAGGTGTTTGGGGAAACCTTGGCACTACCGTAAGTTGGGATCTGAACTCGGAAGCGTTTGCTTTCAATGTTCAGACAATTCCAGCTGCCAATCCCGCTTGGGGAGTTGGTGGAGAGTGGGACGGCACATGGTGTGCCAACCCCACGGTTGACACCTCAATGTTCCTTGGCAGTTTGCCAGAGGACTTTGGGTGCACCGTTGAGTGCTCTCCGGATGGTTATCTAAACTGGCTTTGTACACCTGGTCAGTAA
- a CDS encoding MSCRAMM family adhesin SdrC: MRKIIGLLGLIFLIVGCGSFDLEAQCQITQNKETKEPEVVCGDETFVIPFEDEGEVVCIFDLDSAGEVVLVCGDETYNIKGEKGDEGPMGQPGIDGISTECTRSISEFNPDMCFLTCEEQGISVSFVCGMDVDQDWLLGANDNCPFVANFSQADWNDDGIGDACQDSDGDGWLDRNDSCREVYNLIQDYDTDEDGIVDECDKDIDGDEIKNEQDNCPRVENENQEDFNNDNIGDHCSDIDDDGLFDFYDNCPRIQNPEQEDFDYDGFGDACDIDFDNDGFLNTEDNCIWDMNIDQSDYDGDGVGDICDNCLNIVNVSQYDADLDGLGNACDPDADNDGFLNEFDNCTWLHNQSQKNSDGDEFGDICDNCPFTDNPFQFDSNGNGIGDACDIYG, encoded by the coding sequence ATGCGGAAAATCATTGGCTTGCTCGGTCTTATTTTTTTGATAGTTGGTTGTGGTAGTTTTGATCTGGAGGCACAGTGCCAGATAACTCAAAACAAAGAAACAAAAGAACCAGAAGTTGTATGTGGAGATGAAACTTTTGTAATTCCGTTTGAAGATGAGGGTGAAGTTGTTTGTATTTTCGATCTTGATTCTGCTGGAGAAGTTGTATTAGTTTGTGGGGATGAAACTTATAACATAAAAGGCGAAAAAGGTGATGAAGGACCAATGGGTCAGCCTGGAATAGATGGAATTTCCACAGAATGTACAAGAAGTATAAGTGAATTTAATCCAGATATGTGTTTTTTGACTTGTGAAGAGCAAGGAATTTCTGTGAGCTTTGTTTGTGGTATGGATGTAGACCAAGATTGGCTTTTAGGAGCTAATGATAATTGTCCGTTTGTTGCAAATTTTAGCCAAGCCGATTGGAATGATGACGGTATCGGTGACGCTTGTCAAGATTCTGATGGTGACGGTTGGTTAGACAGAAATGATAGCTGCAGAGAAGTTTACAATTTGATTCAGGATTATGACACAGATGAAGATGGAATTGTGGACGAGTGTGATAAAGATATTGATGGTGATGAAATAAAAAACGAACAAGATAATTGTCCACGAGTTGAAAATGAAAATCAAGAAGATTTTAACAATGATAATATTGGAGACCATTGTTCTGATATAGATGATGACGGTTTGTTTGATTTTTATGATAATTGCCCAAGAATACAAAATCCAGAACAAGAAGATTTTGATTATGATGGTTTTGGAGATGCTTGTGATATAGACTTTGACAATGATGGTTTTTTGAATACAGAAGACAACTGTATTTGGGATATGAATATAGATCAATCTGATTATGATGGGGATGGCGTCGGTGATATTTGTGATAATTGCTTGAACATTGTAAATGTGAGTCAATACGATGCAGATTTGGATGGGCTAGGAAATGCCTGTGATCCAGACGCAGACAACGATGGCTTTTTGAATGAATTTGATAATTGTACTTGGTTGCACAATCAATCACAAAAAAATTCAGATGGTGATGAATTTGGTGATATTTGTGACAACTGCCCATTTACGGACAATCCGTTTCAGTTTGATTCAAATGGGAATGGAATTGGAGATGCTTGCGATATTTATGGTTAA